A portion of the Thermodesulfobacteriota bacterium genome contains these proteins:
- a CDS encoding CBS domain-containing protein produces the protein MSPSTSCENTPLDISDTDILAAMKSIPGYIDITPADFREVYRAAYLMARQRMMAALKASDIMRRPVHTVREGDDLTTAAMVLAENGISGAPVIDNTGRVTGVISEKDFLRRMGAGTDDSFMRVIAHCLKNKGCLAEPMLNRKVADIMTSPAVTAPADISLKDISAVLSQKGINRLPIVDAGGKPSGIVTRSDLVNSFCQLG, from the coding sequence GTGAGTCCATCAACGTCGTGCGAGAACACCCCGCTGGATATCTCCGACACGGATATCCTGGCGGCCATGAAATCCATTCCCGGCTATATCGACATCACCCCGGCCGACTTCCGGGAGGTATACCGGGCGGCCTATCTGATGGCCAGGCAGCGGATGATGGCCGCCCTCAAAGCTTCCGATATCATGCGCCGGCCGGTGCATACCGTCAGGGAAGGAGACGATCTGACGACCGCGGCCATGGTGCTGGCCGAAAACGGCATTTCCGGCGCGCCGGTGATCGACAACACCGGCCGGGTCACGGGCGTGATTTCCGAAAAGGATTTTCTGCGCCGGATGGGCGCGGGAACCGACGATTCATTCATGCGGGTCATTGCCCATTGCCTGAAAAACAAGGGCTGCCTGGCCGAGCCCATGCTCAACCGCAAGGTCGCGGATATCATGACCAGCCCGGCCGTGACCGCCCCGGCCGATATTTCCCTTAAAGACATTTCCGCCGTCCTGTCGCAAAAAGGCATCAACCGCCTTCCCATTGTGGACGCCGGCGGCAAACCGTCCGGCATCGTCACCCGCTCGGACCTGGTCAACTCTTTCTGTCAATTGGGGTAA